In bacterium, the following are encoded in one genomic region:
- a CDS encoding four helix bundle protein, whose protein sequence is MKNFCDLKVWQKAHQLVLEIYKITVQFPDNERFALVSQIRRSSVSIPAN, encoded by the coding sequence ATGAAGAATTTTTGTGATTTGAAGGTATGGCAGAAGGCACATCAATTAGTTTTAGAGATATACAAAATTACTGTTCAATTTCCTGATAATGAGAGGTTTGCTTTAGTTTCTCAAATTAGACGCTCATCTGTTTCTATTCCGGCTAATA